The Marinobacter halotolerans genome includes a window with the following:
- a CDS encoding sulfite exporter TauE/SafE family protein, which produces MELALLPESLSPALAGALMLGSIVTSMITASLGAGGGLLLLVLMALWIPPAAIIPVHGMIQMGSNVGRASLTWRHTDWRAIAAFAPGVVVGAGLGAWLLVDLPEHIWQLTIACFVLYLCWGPALPRGAFGPPGIFIASALTSFVSLFVGATGPLVAAFIKQMHEDRFKTVATFATAMSLQHAPKALVFGLAGFVFHEWVFFMLAMIAFGFVGTWIGLHLLRNIQNETFRLIFNILLTLLALRLLWQAVQSFTGG; this is translated from the coding sequence GTGGAACTTGCCCTTCTACCCGAAAGCCTGAGCCCGGCCCTCGCCGGTGCGCTGATGCTGGGTTCGATTGTCACCTCCATGATCACCGCCAGCCTGGGTGCCGGTGGGGGCCTGCTGCTGTTGGTGTTGATGGCCTTATGGATTCCCCCGGCGGCAATTATACCGGTGCACGGCATGATCCAGATGGGGTCAAATGTCGGGAGGGCCAGCCTGACCTGGCGGCATACCGACTGGCGGGCTATTGCCGCTTTTGCGCCGGGCGTCGTGGTCGGCGCTGGCTTGGGTGCCTGGCTGCTGGTGGATCTGCCGGAACATATCTGGCAGCTGACCATTGCCTGCTTTGTACTCTATCTATGTTGGGGACCTGCGTTGCCCAGAGGCGCGTTCGGGCCCCCGGGCATTTTTATCGCCTCGGCATTGACCAGCTTTGTAAGCCTGTTCGTCGGCGCGACCGGGCCACTGGTTGCTGCATTTATCAAGCAGATGCACGAAGATCGATTTAAAACCGTGGCCACCTTTGCCACCGCCATGAGCCTGCAGCACGCCCCCAAGGCCCTGGTCTTCGGCCTGGCCGGGTTCGTGTTCCATGAATGGGTGTTCTTCATGCTGGCGATGATTGCATTCGGCTTTGTCGGCACCTGGATCGGTCTGCACCTGCTGAGGAACATCCAGAACGAGACTTTCCGGCTAATTTTCAATATTTTGCTGACGCTCCTGGCTCTGAGACTGCTATGGCAGGCGGTACAGTCATTCACCGGCGGGTGA
- a CDS encoding FdhF/YdeP family oxidoreductase codes for MSEVIGGGGKKVLYTLATVRRIGLLNSAKALKARNACKACGLGMGGQLGGMTNEKREYPSVCNKSIQAQSTDIQPPIPREIFDHPVAELRQLSALELENLGRLNFPLFKAKDSNYFRPLTWVEAYKLAAERFAASPPEKSFFYCSGRSSNEAGFLLHLFARLYGTNNVNNCSYYCHQATGIGLKSTIGAGTSTVELDDLAQCDLLFVIGANPASNHPRLIHQLKGIRDRGGDVVVINPAREPGLVRFAVPKSPSSMLSGGTEIASYYLQPNIASDLWTLKGIAKGVLELGAEDPEFIQAHTEGFEDFRKDIETISWSDIEKHTQLNRADIETVSRVYASARSAVFAWGMGITHHLSGSDNVEYIANLTLLRGMVGKRAAGLLPLRGHSNVQGVGTIGVKPVLAGEVIAALEKHLGVRLPTGRGMDTMACLEAAEEGRIDNALIMGGNLYSATPDSPWAEQALDRVGFKLFLTTTLNQGHLHGSDHSESLILPVTARDEEFEPTTQESMFNYVRLSDGGIKRLDNVRPESQILASLAGRLIDKTVFDFDRFASHSSIRKAIAACIPGMEDLEDIDKAKKEFHIRKRIMHKPEFRTESGKARFVTHHTAAPDQVADYPFKLMTVRSEGQFNSIIYEETDSYRSVTQRSTVLMNAEDMAQLSLKEGDLVSMKSRTGIMHNLAVKTFHLPRGNLMTYYPEANVLVSRDRDPRSQTPAFKSISVALDPENVIPTT; via the coding sequence ATGTCTGAAGTAATCGGTGGCGGTGGCAAGAAGGTACTCTACACCCTGGCAACCGTCCGCCGGATCGGCTTGCTGAATTCGGCCAAGGCACTGAAAGCCCGTAACGCCTGCAAGGCCTGCGGTCTTGGCATGGGTGGCCAGCTTGGGGGCATGACCAACGAAAAGCGCGAGTACCCGTCCGTCTGCAACAAGAGCATTCAGGCGCAATCCACCGATATCCAGCCGCCCATCCCCCGGGAAATCTTTGACCATCCGGTTGCCGAACTCAGGCAACTGAGCGCCCTTGAGCTGGAAAACCTCGGGCGACTGAATTTTCCGCTCTTTAAAGCGAAAGACAGCAACTATTTCAGGCCGCTGACCTGGGTCGAGGCCTACAAGCTGGCGGCGGAACGATTTGCGGCATCGCCGCCGGAAAAAAGTTTTTTCTACTGCTCCGGACGCTCCTCCAACGAAGCGGGCTTTCTGCTGCATCTGTTCGCCCGCCTTTACGGCACCAATAACGTAAACAACTGCTCCTATTATTGCCACCAGGCCACCGGTATCGGCCTCAAGTCCACGATTGGCGCAGGGACCTCAACCGTGGAACTGGACGACCTGGCCCAGTGCGATCTGTTGTTTGTGATTGGCGCCAACCCCGCATCCAACCACCCCCGACTGATTCACCAGCTCAAGGGCATCCGCGACCGCGGCGGTGATGTTGTGGTGATCAATCCCGCGCGTGAGCCGGGACTGGTGCGATTTGCCGTTCCCAAAAGCCCCTCGTCGATGCTCAGCGGCGGCACAGAGATCGCCTCCTATTACCTGCAACCCAATATCGCCAGCGATCTCTGGACCCTCAAGGGTATCGCCAAGGGTGTGCTGGAACTGGGCGCTGAAGATCCGGAATTTATCCAGGCTCATACCGAGGGCTTTGAAGACTTCCGCAAAGATATCGAAACAATCTCCTGGTCCGACATTGAAAAGCACACTCAGTTGAACCGGGCCGATATCGAAACCGTCAGCCGGGTCTACGCCAGCGCCCGCAGCGCGGTGTTCGCCTGGGGTATGGGCATTACCCATCACCTTTCCGGCAGTGACAATGTGGAATACATTGCCAACCTAACATTGCTTCGCGGCATGGTGGGTAAAAGAGCAGCCGGCCTGCTGCCCCTCCGGGGCCACAGCAATGTCCAGGGCGTGGGAACCATCGGCGTGAAACCGGTACTGGCTGGCGAAGTAATCGCCGCGCTGGAGAAGCACCTTGGTGTCAGGCTGCCAACCGGGCGGGGCATGGACACCATGGCCTGCCTGGAAGCTGCAGAGGAAGGCCGGATTGATAATGCGCTGATCATGGGGGGCAACCTCTACAGCGCCACCCCGGACAGCCCCTGGGCTGAACAGGCTCTGGACCGGGTCGGGTTCAAGCTGTTTCTGACCACCACGCTGAACCAGGGCCATCTTCATGGTAGCGACCACAGTGAATCACTGATTCTGCCAGTCACTGCCCGGGATGAAGAGTTCGAGCCCACCACCCAGGAATCCATGTTCAACTATGTGCGCCTCAGCGATGGCGGCATCAAGCGCCTGGACAATGTCAGGCCGGAATCGCAGATTCTGGCCTCACTTGCCGGGCGGCTGATCGACAAAACCGTCTTTGATTTTGACAGGTTCGCCAGCCACAGCAGCATCCGCAAAGCCATCGCCGCCTGCATTCCGGGCATGGAAGACCTTGAAGACATAGACAAAGCCAAAAAAGAGTTTCACATCCGCAAACGCATCATGCACAAACCGGAGTTTCGTACTGAATCCGGAAAGGCCCGGTTTGTCACCCACCACACCGCAGCCCCCGACCAGGTGGCTGATTACCCGTTCAAACTGATGACGGTGCGTTCCGAGGGCCAGTTCAATTCGATCATTTATGAGGAAACCGACAGCTACCGCAGTGTCACGCAACGATCCACGGTGCTGATGAACGCTGAGGATATGGCCCAGCTGTCTCTGAAGGAAGGTGACCTGGTAAGCATGAAATCCCGGACCGGCATCATGCATAACCTGGCCGTGAAGACATTTCACCTGCCCAGGGGCAACCTGATGACGTATTATCCGGAGGCAAACGTGCTCGTGAGCCGGGATCGCGACCCCCGCAGTCAAACACCGGCGTTCAAATCCATCAGCGTCGCACTCGACCCCGAAAACGTCATTCCCACTACCTGA
- a CDS encoding amidase: protein MKQSEYLRFDAVALADLIRRKEVTAREVCDAAIERASAVNDRLNAICHPQFKEAQAQPCPPDSTFCGVPMLLKDLMQQQQGHPCTYGSRSLKNNIASQDSEYVRRARAGGLVFLGRTATPEFGLKGVTESQLWGPTRNAWNTELTPGGSSGGSAAAVAAGIVPMAGANDGGGSIRIPAAYSGLFGLKPSRGRISAGPFSGEGWTGASMDHVVTRTVRDSAAMLDVLAGPTVGDPFRIPQPPAPYSELMQQSPRPLRIGIFTSSPYDTAVAQECVDAVEEAARVLENLGHTVEYARPDFDGLALARCYLGLYFGEVSTLMDYARTELGARDSDFELDTRVLGMLGRTLPLPEYVRRRQQWNDFSRALGAYFESYDMYLCPTAGQMPAKIGELDTPAHLQFAMKMMLKLNAGKMVHRSGQVDQMALESLARTPFTQLANLTGTPAMSVPLNWSTDGLPVGVQFGAPHGAEDLLLQLAAQLEEANPWFGQYEKLESLL, encoded by the coding sequence ATGAAGCAATCCGAATACCTTCGATTTGATGCCGTCGCGCTTGCTGACCTGATCCGCCGCAAGGAAGTAACCGCCCGTGAAGTGTGTGATGCGGCCATTGAACGCGCATCAGCGGTAAACGACCGGCTGAATGCCATTTGTCACCCCCAGTTCAAGGAAGCACAGGCCCAACCCTGTCCTCCCGATAGTACCTTCTGTGGCGTACCAATGCTGCTTAAAGATCTGATGCAGCAGCAACAGGGCCACCCCTGCACCTATGGAAGCCGCAGCCTGAAAAATAACATTGCCAGCCAGGACTCGGAATATGTTCGCCGTGCCCGGGCGGGTGGGCTGGTTTTTCTGGGCCGCACCGCCACCCCCGAGTTCGGCCTCAAAGGTGTAACCGAATCACAGCTCTGGGGGCCAACCCGCAATGCCTGGAATACCGAGCTCACGCCGGGCGGCTCCAGTGGTGGCTCTGCGGCGGCAGTGGCGGCCGGTATCGTGCCCATGGCCGGGGCCAACGATGGTGGCGGTTCGATCCGGATTCCCGCCGCCTACAGCGGTCTGTTTGGCCTGAAGCCGTCCCGGGGACGTATCTCTGCTGGACCATTTTCCGGCGAGGGGTGGACCGGTGCTTCCATGGATCACGTGGTAACCCGCACGGTCAGGGACAGCGCGGCCATGCTGGACGTTCTGGCGGGGCCCACTGTTGGCGACCCCTTCCGGATTCCCCAGCCGCCGGCCCCCTACAGCGAGCTGATGCAGCAATCTCCCAGACCCCTTCGCATTGGTATTTTTACCTCATCCCCCTATGACACGGCCGTGGCCCAGGAATGCGTGGACGCGGTGGAAGAGGCGGCGCGGGTTCTGGAGAATCTCGGCCACACGGTGGAGTACGCCCGCCCCGATTTTGATGGCCTGGCGCTAGCCCGCTGTTACCTTGGGCTCTACTTTGGCGAAGTGTCCACCCTGATGGATTATGCCCGCACGGAACTGGGTGCCCGCGATTCCGATTTCGAACTGGATACACGCGTGCTGGGCATGCTGGGCCGCACCCTGCCCCTGCCGGAATATGTCCGGCGTCGTCAGCAGTGGAACGACTTTTCCCGGGCACTGGGTGCGTATTTTGAAAGTTACGATATGTATCTCTGCCCGACGGCGGGCCAGATGCCGGCAAAGATCGGCGAACTGGACACACCGGCCCATCTACAGTTCGCGATGAAAATGATGTTGAAACTAAATGCCGGGAAAATGGTCCATCGTAGTGGCCAGGTTGACCAGATGGCCTTGGAAAGTCTGGCAAGAACCCCATTTACTCAACTAGCGAATCTGACAGGAACACCGGCCATGTCGGTGCCACTGAACTGGAGTACGGACGGCCTGCCGGTTGGTGTTCAGTTTGGTGCCCCCCACGGAGCCGAGGATCTGCTGCTTCAACTGGCAGCACAGCTTGAAGAAGCCAACCCCTGGTTTGGCCAGTATGAAAAGCTGGAATCCCTCTTGTGA
- a CDS encoding HupE/UreJ family protein, which translates to MNRRPVMVSLLWLMSLILLPFSAAAHKASDSFIYLNQDRSELRLDIALRDLARVLPLDGNNDQTLTGGELRSGRGQITRYVESGLTLANPSGICVLSGQTWGLASHSDGPYAAAVYSVQCPNGKVPTTLDYQLLFKEDPLHRGLLSITREGSETLAVLSPDQFSRSLTGPSSPLNLFGTFVYEGVIHLLIGLDHILFLLVLMLPATLRGRAQGQEYSLKQRIWQLTGIVTAFTVAHSITLGLAALDLVRLPIAWVETIIALSIALAALNVAWPVLGRKTWKLAFGFGLVHGFGFASVLGDLTSGLEQTALALAGFNIGVEAGQIALLLLVFPVLYLWGKTGHYGRFVVPMVLVATGALSLYWVAERATAI; encoded by the coding sequence GTGAATCGTCGCCCCGTAATGGTCAGCCTGTTATGGCTGATGAGCCTGATCCTTCTGCCGTTCTCGGCAGCCGCTCATAAGGCCAGTGACAGTTTTATCTACCTGAATCAGGACCGCTCAGAGCTTCGGCTGGACATTGCGCTAAGGGATCTGGCCCGGGTACTGCCACTGGACGGCAATAACGACCAGACCCTGACAGGCGGGGAATTGCGGTCCGGCCGCGGGCAAATCACCCGTTATGTGGAATCGGGGCTGACGCTTGCCAATCCGTCTGGAATCTGTGTCCTGAGCGGCCAGACCTGGGGGCTAGCCAGCCATAGTGACGGCCCGTACGCGGCGGCTGTTTACAGTGTTCAGTGCCCGAATGGCAAAGTTCCGACCACGCTTGACTACCAGCTGTTGTTCAAAGAGGACCCGCTGCACAGGGGACTGCTGAGCATAACCCGCGAGGGCAGCGAAACCCTGGCGGTGCTTTCCCCTGACCAGTTTTCGCGGTCGCTGACGGGTCCGTCGTCCCCGCTGAATCTGTTCGGCACTTTTGTCTACGAAGGCGTTATTCATCTGCTGATCGGGCTGGATCACATCCTGTTTCTGCTGGTACTGATGCTTCCGGCCACCCTCAGAGGCAGGGCGCAAGGGCAGGAATACAGTCTCAAACAGCGCATCTGGCAACTCACCGGCATCGTTACAGCGTTTACGGTCGCCCACTCCATCACTCTTGGTTTGGCGGCCCTGGATCTGGTCCGTTTGCCCATCGCCTGGGTTGAAACCATTATTGCACTGTCTATTGCCCTGGCGGCGCTGAACGTGGCCTGGCCAGTGCTCGGTCGCAAAACCTGGAAACTGGCGTTCGGGTTCGGACTGGTTCACGGCTTCGGGTTCGCCAGCGTACTGGGGGATCTGACCAGTGGACTGGAACAGACGGCGCTGGCCCTGGCGGGCTTTAATATCGGCGTGGAGGCCGGGCAGATCGCCCTGCTGTTACTGGTGTTTCCGGTGCTTTATCTGTGGGGAAAAACCGGCCATTACGGCCGATTTGTGGTGCCGATGGTATTGGTAGCAACGGGCGCACTCAGCCTTTATTGGGTGGCCGAGCGCGCCACAGCCATTTAG
- a CDS encoding tetratricopeptide repeat protein, with translation MSTTVAPTDPERLEDLVQAQVQRARSTGDPRFLGYAEGLLQQWQGKPTARLKVLQATIDQSNHRFDVARERLTDIIRNGDNGRQSLQARLMLANIHLVQGRYDAAADHCAQLRQQMPGLIAASCQAQTMARTGQPETAYQQLQELVTQTRHSGRTESAWAEGTLGDIAAQLGDPAAESHWRSVLAADPDDLYTRAQLAEWYLNQSALKQTLALTEGYESVDSLAVIRAIALKAAGNSDAERLARVIEERFQEAQWRGNLLHKRDFARFQLDVVGNSSAALKSAAANWQGQREPADTRLFLRAANAANADAKIQTLRTWLAENNQRDARYPETRP, from the coding sequence TTGTCAACGACTGTGGCACCCACTGACCCGGAGCGGCTCGAGGATCTGGTCCAGGCCCAGGTACAACGGGCCAGGAGCACCGGCGACCCGCGTTTTCTGGGCTATGCCGAAGGCCTGCTACAACAATGGCAGGGCAAGCCCACCGCCCGTTTGAAAGTACTCCAGGCCACTATTGACCAGAGCAACCACCGCTTTGACGTTGCCCGTGAACGGCTCACCGACATTATTCGCAACGGCGATAATGGGCGGCAGTCACTCCAGGCGCGGCTCATGCTGGCCAATATTCATCTGGTTCAGGGGCGATACGATGCGGCGGCCGACCATTGCGCGCAACTGCGCCAGCAAATGCCCGGCCTGATCGCTGCGAGCTGCCAGGCCCAGACCATGGCCCGAACGGGCCAGCCAGAGACCGCCTATCAGCAACTGCAAGAGCTGGTGACGCAAACGCGTCATTCCGGCAGAACCGAAAGTGCCTGGGCGGAAGGCACTCTCGGCGATATTGCGGCACAGCTGGGTGATCCGGCGGCCGAATCCCACTGGCGGTCCGTACTTGCAGCCGACCCGGATGACCTTTACACCCGGGCGCAACTGGCAGAATGGTACCTAAATCAATCAGCTCTGAAGCAGACACTCGCACTGACTGAAGGTTACGAATCCGTGGATTCCCTCGCAGTGATCCGCGCGATTGCCCTGAAAGCGGCCGGCAACAGCGATGCCGAGCGCCTGGCCAGGGTCATTGAGGAGCGCTTTCAAGAGGCCCAGTGGCGGGGCAACCTCCTGCACAAGCGGGATTTCGCGCGCTTCCAGCTTGATGTTGTTGGCAATTCGAGCGCTGCCCTGAAGTCGGCCGCCGCCAACTGGCAGGGCCAACGTGAGCCCGCCGACACCCGCCTGTTTCTGCGTGCCGCCAATGCGGCTAACGCTGATGCAAAGATTCAGACCCTGCGCACCTGGCTGGCTGAGAACAACCAGCGGGATGCCCGTTATCCGGAGACCCGCCCGTGA
- a CDS encoding DUF4331 domain-containing protein — MNTFLKRSGLAVAVAGLCVTTGLSQASSHREAPFITEMPKVDGTDFYMFRSYESGRADFTTLIANYLPLQDAYGGPNYFDLDEDAIYEIHIDNSGNAREDLTFRFQFSDTLNDIQLPVGEAGSEQMVSVPLKNIGDATNPANVQLSQEYTVSVVRGDRRTGTVETITNVTTGMGTFDKPLDNIGNKSFADYAAYANNHVFEMAIPGCATNGRVFVGQRKEAFAVNLGEIFDLVNTNPLGPRNAETNDLADKNVTSFALEVPTSCLTDTAANADDQPIIGAWTTASVRQARVINPAPSKSGKGATVEGGAYTQVSRLGMPLVNEVVIGLKDKDLFNASEPKDDSQFATYVTHPTLPELLEILFSGAGAEAPNNFPRADLVAAFLTGVPANMPVGVQPSEMVRLNTAVAPTALDSQNDLGFVAGDLAGFPNGRRPYDDVVDVALRVSMGALVDGAPNQNTPFTDGVQLAADPTTLSDEYESFPYLITPIPGAVTN; from the coding sequence ATGAATACATTTCTGAAACGCTCCGGTCTGGCAGTTGCTGTGGCCGGCCTGTGTGTCACCACTGGCCTGAGCCAGGCCTCCAGTCACAGGGAAGCACCGTTTATTACGGAAATGCCCAAAGTGGACGGCACCGATTTCTACATGTTCCGCAGCTATGAAAGCGGCCGCGCGGACTTCACTACCCTGATTGCGAACTACCTGCCTTTGCAGGACGCCTATGGCGGGCCGAACTATTTCGACCTGGACGAGGACGCCATCTATGAAATCCACATCGACAACTCCGGCAACGCCCGGGAAGACCTGACGTTCCGCTTCCAGTTCTCCGACACGCTGAACGATATCCAGCTGCCGGTAGGCGAGGCAGGTAGCGAGCAAATGGTATCTGTGCCGCTCAAGAACATTGGCGACGCCACAAATCCGGCGAACGTCCAGCTAAGCCAGGAGTACACCGTCTCGGTGGTTCGTGGCGACCGGCGCACCGGCACCGTGGAAACCATTACCAACGTCACCACCGGCATGGGCACGTTTGACAAGCCACTGGACAATATCGGCAACAAGTCCTTCGCCGATTATGCCGCTTACGCCAACAACCACGTATTCGAAATGGCAATTCCCGGCTGTGCCACAAACGGCAGGGTGTTTGTCGGTCAGCGGAAGGAAGCGTTCGCGGTCAACCTTGGCGAGATCTTCGATCTGGTCAACACCAATCCTCTCGGCCCCCGCAATGCGGAGACCAACGATCTGGCCGACAAGAACGTCACTTCCTTTGCTCTGGAAGTGCCCACAAGCTGTCTGACCGATACCGCTGCCAACGCCGATGACCAGCCCATCATTGGTGCCTGGACAACCGCAAGCGTGCGTCAGGCTCGCGTAATCAACCCGGCACCCAGCAAAAGTGGAAAGGGAGCGACAGTCGAAGGCGGCGCCTATACGCAGGTATCCCGCCTCGGCATGCCTCTGGTCAATGAAGTGGTTATCGGCCTGAAGGACAAGGACCTGTTTAACGCCAGTGAGCCCAAGGACGACTCTCAGTTCGCCACTTATGTGACCCACCCGACTCTGCCTGAACTGCTGGAAATCCTGTTCAGTGGCGCCGGTGCCGAAGCTCCCAATAACTTCCCGCGGGCCGATCTGGTCGCTGCCTTCCTGACCGGTGTACCTGCAAACATGCCCGTCGGTGTGCAGCCATCGGAGATGGTGCGCCTGAACACAGCAGTCGCACCTACGGCCCTCGATTCGCAAAACGATCTTGGCTTTGTTGCCGGAGACCTGGCCGGTTTCCCGAACGGCCGTCGCCCCTATGACGACGTGGTCGATGTGGCGCTTCGCGTGTCCATGGGAGCACTGGTTGATGGCGCTCCCAACCAGAATACGCCGTTTACAGATGGCGTTCAGTTGGCTGCAGACCCGACCACACTGTCTGACGAGTATGAATCCTTCCCTTACCTGATTACGCCCATTCCCGGTGCCGTCACAAACTAA
- a CDS encoding sigma-70 family RNA polymerase sigma factor — MAIEIEQDELTGLLVAVAREDRQAFQRLYEKISGRMFGLCLKLARQQDLAEEAVQDAFVQIWHRAAEYHNDRGAPLSWMMTIARYRTLDLMRSRKTRATDGDDALESVADQREGPLDQSLRSAGAEALTGCLDELSESQRDTILLSYYRGLTHDELAVALSSPVGTVKSWIRRGLMALKRCLEQ; from the coding sequence ATGGCCATTGAGATCGAGCAGGACGAACTAACAGGGCTGCTGGTGGCGGTTGCCCGAGAGGACAGGCAAGCGTTTCAGCGCCTGTATGAGAAAATTTCAGGGCGTATGTTCGGCCTGTGCCTGAAACTTGCCAGGCAACAGGACCTGGCAGAAGAGGCTGTGCAGGATGCGTTTGTGCAGATCTGGCACCGGGCAGCGGAATACCATAACGATCGCGGGGCGCCGCTGAGCTGGATGATGACCATTGCCCGCTACCGTACGCTGGATCTGATGCGCTCCCGAAAAACCCGGGCCACCGATGGTGACGACGCTCTGGAGTCGGTGGCCGATCAGCGTGAAGGCCCGCTGGATCAGTCGTTGCGGTCAGCTGGTGCAGAGGCATTGACGGGTTGTCTTGATGAACTGTCGGAATCCCAGCGCGACACCATCCTGCTGTCCTACTATCGCGGACTGACCCACGATGAACTGGCGGTTGCCCTGAGCTCTCCCGTTGGCACGGTGAAAAGCTGGATTCGCCGTGGCCTCATGGCTCTGAAAAGGTGCCTGGAACAATGA
- a CDS encoding anti-sigma factor yields the protein MKKTPERIEALAAEYVLGSLIGSARRRFERWMMESVRVREEVWFWEQKLGQLGDRVHDRAPPDSVWRGIEARLWPCVVSARGAANDSPGGWLLPGWSLMATAAALILAVILVQQPDPQPDERLSGAIVQANVSDPLWLVSGSETSRSLKLRPVAATAAELGKDYELWIVPGDGQPVSLGVIPVGATYQITLDDRTRALLANSRTLAISLEPVGGSPTGAPTGPILHVATLYEL from the coding sequence ATGAAAAAGACACCGGAAAGAATAGAAGCACTGGCAGCGGAATACGTTCTGGGGTCCCTGATCGGGTCCGCGCGCCGGCGATTTGAGCGCTGGATGATGGAATCTGTCCGGGTGCGGGAAGAAGTCTGGTTCTGGGAGCAGAAACTGGGCCAGCTGGGCGATCGTGTGCATGACCGGGCCCCACCAGACTCTGTCTGGAGAGGTATCGAGGCAAGGCTCTGGCCCTGCGTGGTAAGCGCCAGGGGCGCGGCCAATGACAGTCCGGGGGGCTGGCTGCTGCCGGGCTGGAGCCTGATGGCCACGGCGGCTGCGCTGATTCTTGCGGTGATTCTGGTGCAGCAGCCAGACCCGCAGCCGGATGAGCGGCTTTCCGGTGCCATTGTTCAGGCCAATGTGTCGGATCCTCTCTGGCTGGTCAGTGGCTCTGAAACCAGTCGAAGCCTGAAGTTGCGGCCTGTGGCAGCAACCGCCGCCGAGCTTGGAAAAGATTACGAGCTCTGGATTGTGCCCGGGGATGGCCAGCCGGTATCACTGGGTGTTATTCCGGTGGGCGCGACCTATCAGATTACCCTGGATGACAGAACCCGGGCGCTGCTGGCCAACAGCCGAACCCTGGCCATAAGCCTGGAGCCGGTGGGCGGCTCCCCCACCGGCGCGCCCACGGGTCCGATACTCCATGTGGCGACGCTCTATGAGCTTTAA
- a CDS encoding HDOD domain-containing protein has translation MSTDTGNTATRMNSTNDWVTYLSKVELPVLANTLRRIDELTDSSNSTVNELANVILNDAQLTSQVLRLSNTVFYNQTRTQVSTVSRAITLIGFDAVKSMAISSLIVDSLLKRNDRPHLLHCLARAIHAAVQARCLLPRRNEQALEEVFIGALLMNIGELAFWSCDTEQAAELEQALRLEEPPVDAQKRVLHSTFTEITRGLVEAWSLGPFIKEVVSAGRANSKAASLVRHSVEMARLSEQGWRGADMDKALEALAEDIGEAPATVRDRVKVNAGEAARVAVSLGIPQVTALMPGSQNDQSASVHQAPEVDPALQLQILRDLTNTLAEKPDINEVCQLVIEGIHRAVGMQRVALLMSDRSGHQLIPRKLGGKGTDTWKDNFSVPRDGTGPLGVLLPHARCYIYQPKRDAQPVSFDRWLGRVPALIAPIKAKGRLIGLFYADNAAADYVPSQDQLTAFAHFVQNAQLCLTLMSDH, from the coding sequence TTGAGTACAGACACCGGCAATACCGCTACCAGAATGAATTCCACCAACGACTGGGTCACCTATCTCAGCAAGGTTGAGCTACCGGTTTTGGCGAACACCTTGCGGCGGATCGATGAGCTGACGGACAGCAGCAATAGCACCGTCAACGAGCTGGCCAATGTGATTCTGAACGATGCCCAGCTCACCTCCCAGGTTTTGCGGCTTTCCAATACCGTGTTCTACAACCAGACCCGCACCCAGGTAAGCACGGTCAGCCGGGCGATCACACTGATCGGGTTTGATGCGGTCAAATCCATGGCCATTTCCTCCCTGATTGTGGATTCACTACTCAAGCGCAATGACCGCCCGCACCTGCTGCACTGTCTGGCCCGTGCCATCCATGCGGCCGTGCAGGCCCGCTGCCTGCTACCCAGGCGTAATGAGCAGGCGCTGGAAGAGGTGTTTATCGGGGCCCTTCTGATGAACATCGGCGAGCTGGCGTTCTGGTCCTGCGACACTGAACAGGCGGCGGAACTGGAGCAGGCCCTGCGACTGGAAGAGCCCCCTGTGGACGCACAGAAACGCGTCCTTCATTCCACCTTTACCGAGATCACACGCGGGCTGGTGGAAGCCTGGTCCCTGGGGCCCTTTATCAAAGAGGTGGTGTCCGCAGGACGAGCCAACTCCAAAGCCGCCAGCCTGGTACGCCACTCGGTGGAAATGGCCAGGCTTTCCGAGCAGGGCTGGCGCGGTGCCGACATGGACAAAGCCCTGGAGGCCCTGGCCGAGGACATTGGCGAAGCCCCCGCCACCGTGCGGGACCGGGTGAAAGTCAATGCCGGGGAAGCCGCCCGGGTAGCCGTTTCACTGGGCATTCCCCAGGTGACTGCGTTGATGCCGGGCAGCCAGAATGACCAGAGCGCCAGCGTCCACCAGGCACCGGAAGTGGACCCCGCCCTGCAACTGCAGATCTTGCGGGACCTGACCAACACCCTGGCAGAAAAGCCGGACATCAACGAAGTGTGTCAGCTGGTTATCGAAGGCATCCACCGGGCGGTGGGTATGCAGCGGGTGGCCCTGCTGATGAGCGATCGCAGCGGGCACCAGCTGATCCCCCGCAAACTCGGCGGCAAGGGCACTGACACCTGGAAAGACAATTTCTCCGTTCCCCGGGACGGCACGGGGCCCTTGGGGGTGCTGCTGCCCCATGCACGCTGTTATATCTATCAACCAAAACGCGATGCCCAACCTGTCAGTTTTGACCGATGGCTGGGGCGGGTACCTGCACTGATCGCGCCGATCAAGGCCAAAGGCCGGCTGATCGGGCTGTTCTACGCGGACAACGCCGCGGCTGACTATGTGCCGTCCCAGGACCAGCTCACGGCGTTCGCGCATTTTGTGCAAAACGCCCAGCTATGTCTGACCCTGATGTCCGATCACTGA